A region of Elusimicrobiota bacterium DNA encodes the following proteins:
- a CDS encoding AAA family ATPase translates to MLDPENHFHTLLDLLEIEREAEKEENKRALDRWPVEMREQLGKTVTRLVIERRDVGVGGLPLLILSRSPQGETISPFHAMDSGDLVRVTFVNGEFSREGTLYDVEEYRVTVALNQELGEEPVGKCRIDLLGSDATYKRMRRALDIASRQGGRLGELRKILLGHEPPQADPLPELVFFNERLNEFQRDAVRSSLAARDVALIHGPPGTGKTTVLVELIRQAVLQGKSVLATAPSNIAVDNMLEKLLDAGLNVVRLGHPARILENLRHATLLAQLDDHPDQKVIRIMDHDRERMVLQRERGRLTPEEDKALKREIKALWKEARAMEKSISKRIVQQAEVVLATHGGIGHLLASEKFDLVCLDEASQAAEPLSWVPILLADKIVMAGDPLQLPPTIHSPEAAERGLKVTLMERLQPDLPENLQTLLRVQYRMNEQIMGFSSERFYGGKLIAHESVRNHTLLDIPNVAPTGLTGGRLIFVDTAGTNFTETWNELLDSRENEGEAGLLLKLWRELAEAGVKPHWAALISPYSAQVRLLRHQVPRGLEVGTVDGFQGREKEVILLSLVRSNETGEVGFLSDTRRMNVAMTRARRLLVVVGDSATIGRHRFYEAFLDYVQAHGEHRSAWEWRSE, encoded by the coding sequence GTGCTGGACCCCGAAAACCATTTTCATACCCTCCTGGACCTGCTCGAGATCGAGCGGGAAGCCGAAAAAGAGGAAAACAAACGCGCCCTGGACCGCTGGCCCGTGGAGATGCGGGAACAGTTGGGCAAGACCGTCACCCGCCTCGTCATCGAACGGCGGGACGTGGGCGTCGGCGGCCTGCCCCTCCTCATCCTGTCGCGTTCTCCCCAGGGCGAAACCATTTCGCCGTTCCACGCCATGGATTCCGGCGACCTGGTCCGGGTCACCTTCGTCAACGGGGAGTTTTCGCGGGAAGGGACTCTCTACGACGTGGAGGAATACCGCGTCACGGTGGCCCTCAACCAGGAGTTGGGGGAGGAGCCCGTCGGAAAGTGCCGCATCGACCTCCTGGGGTCGGACGCGACCTACAAGCGCATGCGCCGCGCCCTGGACATCGCCAGCCGCCAGGGCGGGCGGTTGGGGGAACTGCGGAAAATCCTCTTGGGCCATGAACCGCCCCAGGCGGACCCCCTCCCCGAGCTGGTTTTTTTTAACGAGCGGTTGAACGAATTCCAGCGGGACGCCGTGCGGTCGTCCCTGGCGGCCCGGGATGTGGCCCTGATCCACGGGCCGCCGGGCACGGGCAAGACCACGGTTTTGGTCGAGCTCATCCGCCAGGCCGTCCTCCAGGGGAAGTCGGTGTTGGCCACGGCCCCCTCCAACATCGCCGTGGACAACATGCTGGAGAAACTCTTGGACGCCGGGTTAAACGTGGTCCGGCTGGGCCATCCCGCCCGCATCTTGGAAAACCTCCGCCACGCCACCCTCTTGGCTCAGCTGGACGACCACCCGGACCAGAAGGTCATCCGCATTATGGACCACGACCGGGAACGGATGGTCCTGCAACGCGAGCGGGGCCGGTTGACCCCGGAAGAGGACAAGGCGCTGAAGAGGGAAATCAAGGCTCTCTGGAAAGAGGCCCGCGCCATGGAGAAATCCATTTCGAAACGGATCGTGCAACAGGCGGAAGTGGTCCTCGCCACCCACGGCGGGATCGGGCATTTGTTGGCCTCGGAGAAATTCGACCTGGTCTGCTTGGACGAGGCCAGCCAGGCGGCGGAGCCCCTCTCTTGGGTGCCGATCCTGCTGGCGGACAAGATCGTCATGGCCGGGGACCCCCTGCAGTTGCCGCCCACGATCCATTCGCCCGAAGCCGCGGAGCGGGGCTTGAAGGTCACGCTCATGGAACGGCTCCAGCCGGACCTGCCGGAAAACCTTCAGACCCTCCTGCGGGTCCAGTACCGGATGAACGAACAGATCATGGGTTTCTCCTCCGAGCGTTTTTACGGAGGGAAACTGATCGCCCACGAGTCCGTGCGGAACCACACCCTGCTCGACATTCCGAACGTCGCCCCGACGGGGCTCACGGGCGGCCGCCTGATTTTCGTGGACACGGCGGGGACGAACTTCACGGAAACCTGGAACGAGCTTTTGGACAGCCGCGAGAACGAAGGCGAAGCCGGCCTTTTATTGAAACTTTGGAGGGAACTGGCGGAGGCCGGGGTGAAACCCCATTGGGCCGCCCTCATCAGCCCCTATTCGGCCCAGGTGCGGCTCCTCCGCCATCAAGTGCCGCGGGGGTTGGAGGTGGGCACCGTGGACGGTTTTCAGGGCCGCGAAAAGGAAGTCATCCTCCTTTCGCTTGTCCGTTCCAACGAAACGGGCGAAGTGGGGTTCCTCTCCGACACCCGCCGGATGAACGTGGCCATGACGCGGGCGCGGCGCCTCCTGGTCGTGGTGGGCGACTCCGCCACCATTGGAAGACATCGTTTTTACGAGGCGTTCCTTGATTACGTCCAAGCCCACGGAGAACACCGAAGCGCCTGGGAGTGGCGGTCCGAATAA